One Bufo gargarizans isolate SCDJY-AF-19 chromosome 4, ASM1485885v1, whole genome shotgun sequence DNA window includes the following coding sequences:
- the LOC122933738 gene encoding EEF1A lysine methyltransferase 4-like, whose amino-acid sequence MSGRYKELEYWDSRYQEEERLLTAGHEWFGDYHDFAHLARRELRPGTRGLVLGCGTSSLSAALHKEGVRPLVSIDYSPVCIKEMAQRHANVADMTWMVMDARHLQFPDGTFDLVIEKGTLDAMMVDEKDPWRVTKDTITLVDKVLSEVSRVLAPGGCFMSVTFSPPHFRTRHYAQPQYGWSVSCDFYGRDFHYFFYTMHKGGQLTSLDLQRGQSLYKSHADLEQTPTLLEGDDEDFLNNIHI is encoded by the exons ATGTCGGGCCGGTACAAGGAGCTGGAGTACTGGGACTCCCGGTACCAGGAGGAGGAGCGCCTACTGACCGCCGGGCACGAGTGGTTTGGGGATTACCATGATTTCGCCCACCTGGCGAGGAGAGAGCTGCGGCCCGGGACCAGAGGACTTGTGCTCG GATGTGGTACGAGCTCGCTGAGCGCTGCGCTGCACAAGGAAGGCGTGAGACCTCTCGTCAGTATTGATTACTCCCCAGTATGTATCAAGGAGATGGCACAGAGACATGCCAATGTAGCAGACATGACCTGGATGGTCATGGACGCACGCCACCTTCAGTTTCCGGATGGAACGTTTGACCTGGTTATTGAAAAGGGGACGCTGGATGCTATGATGGTGGATGAGAAAGATCCATGGAGAGTTACCAAGGACACCATTACTCTTGTGGACAAGGTGCTAAGTGAG GTTAGTCGGGTCCTCGCCCCTGGCGGATGCTTCATGTCGGTCACCTTCTCCCCTCCACACTTCCGCACCCGTCACTACGCACAGCCTCAGTATGGCTGGTCTGTGTCATGTGACTTTTATGGTAGAGACTTCCATTATTTTTTCTATACTATGCACAAAGGCGGGCAGTTGACATCTTTGGACCTTCAGAGGGGACAGAGTCTTTATAAGTCACACGCGGACCTGGAGCAAACGCCAACTCTTCTAGAAGGCGATGATGAAGATTTTCTTAATAACATCCATATATGA